The genomic interval TGCAACGCCGCACCCGCTTCGAGCGACTCCACGACCTGCTCCTCGGTGGCGCCGAGGCGCGCGGCCAGCTCGGCCGGCGTCGGCGACCGGCCGGTCGACTGCGTCAGCTCCTCGGTCGCGGCGCGCACGGCCAGGTACAGCTCCTGCACCGGCCGGGCCACCCGGAGCTGCCAGGAGAAGTCCCGGAAGTACTTCTTCAGCTCCCCGGTGACCGTCGCCTGCGCGAACGTCGCGAACTGCACCCCGCGCTCGGGGTCGAAGCGGCGCGCCGCGGTGACCAGCCCGAGGTACGCCACCTGCTGGAGGTCCTCGTACGGCTGCCCGCGCCCCGAGTAGCGCAGCGCCAGGCGGTCCGCGAGCGCCAGGTGGTCGCGGACCAGCGCATCCGCGGTGGTGTCCAACGTCGTCAACGCACGCGTCCCCGACTGAAACGGCCCCCGAAGCGTGACGAGCTGCTTTCGCCTGCTTCCTCCGACGATCACCGTCCACTCTGCCGGGCGGCCGCGCGGGCGGCAACCGACACGGGCGGCGTGTTCAGGTCAGCGGGTGCGCGTCCGCCCAGGCGGCGGCGACCCGGTCCACCCGCTCGAACGCCACGCCGCCGCGGTCGCGCAGGTGCGCGAGGAGACGTTCCAGCATCGTCATCCGGTGCCCGCGGCCGATCGACTGCGGGTGCATGGTGACGGTGACGACGCCGCCGGGGCCGTGGTCGTAGGCGTAGTCCAGGTCCCCCTGCCAGACCTCGAGCACCGCCGACGGCGCGGAGCCGCCGCCCCACCGGCCCGGCACGAACTCGAACGTCGGGAAGTCATCCAGGCCCCAGTACACCGGCACCTCGACCAGGTCGCACGGCGTACCGAACACGTACGGGCTGTCCGGCCCCCACCGGTCACCGCGGCGCACCCGGTACAGCGCGCTGTCGTGGCCCATCAGCGAGGAGTCGTACGCGAAGCCGTGCGCGAGCAGCAGGTCGATCGAGTGCGGGCTCATCGCCCACGCCGGCGACCGCCAGCCGACCGGCCGGGTGCCGCACACGTCGGTGAGCACCTCGATGCCCTTGACGAGGACGCGCTCCTCCTCCTCGCGGGAGAGCTCTTCCGGGTTCTCGTGCACCCAGCCGTGGTGGGCGACCTCGTGCCCGGCGGCGACGATCCGCGCCATCAGCTCCGGGTACGCGAGCGCGGTGTGGCCGGGCGTGAAGAACGTCGCCCGGGCGTCGTACGCCGCGAGCAGGTCGAGGATGCGCGGCACCGCGACCGCGCCGAACTCGCCGCGGGAGATGGCGCTCGGGTTGTTCGTGCGCCGCACCCACGGCGCCATCGCGTCGAAGTCGAACGTCAGGCAGACCGTGAGCCGCGGGTCCGTCACGCTGGGGCGCCCAGGCCGAGGGACTGGTAGATCTCCCGCGTCGCCGTGGACCTGTTCAGCGTGTAGAAGTGCAGGCCCGGCGCGCCCTGCGCGAGCAGCGTGTCGCAGAGCTCGGTCGCCAGCTCGATGCCGGCCAGCCGCACGCCCTCCTCGTCGCCCGCCGCCTCCAGCCGCTCGACCCACTCCGGCGGCACGGCCGCGCCCATCACCGCCATCCGCGGCACCGACGCGAGCGTCGTCACCGGGATGATGCCGGGGAGGACCGGCTTGTCGACGCCGCGGCGTTCCAGGTCGTCGAGGAGGCGGAAGTACTCCTCCGGCTTGAAGAAGAACTGCGTGATCGCGAAGTCGGCGAGCCGCAGCTTCTCGGCCAGGCGGTCGCGGTCCTCCTCGATCGACGCCGACCGCGGGTGGCCGATCGGGTGCGCGGCGACGCCGATCGAGAACCCGCCGATCGCCCGCGCCAGCTCGACCAGCTCGACCGCGTGCCGCAGCTCACCCTCGCCCGCGCCGGGGTCGGTCGGCGGGTCGCCGCCGAGCGCGAGGAGGTTCTCCACGCCGGCCTTGCGGAAGTTGACGAGGATCTCGGCCAGCTCCAGCCGGGTGTGCGCGACGCAGATGAGGTGCGCCATGGGGTTCAGCGACGTGGTCTTGAGCATGCCCGCGACGAGGTCGTGGGTGCGTTCGCGGGAGGACCGGCCGCCGCGGTAGGTGACCGAGACGAACGACGGCTCCAACGGCTCCAGCTCGCGCAGCGTGCGCACCAGCGCGGCCTGCTCGGCGTCGTTCTTCGGCGGGAAGAACTCGAACGAGAACGACCGCCCGCGCGCGAGGATCTCGGCGACCTTCGTCATGGGGCCAGAGGCTACCGGCAGGAGCCGGGGCACCCGGCGGCGAACGGTGCGGACGCACCGTCCCCCTCCGGCGCGAACCCGCCCCGGGGGCCCCCGTAGGGAGGA from Mycobacteriales bacterium carries:
- a CDS encoding sigma factor, encoding MTTLDTTADALVRDHLALADRLALRYSGRGQPYEDLQQVAYLGLVTAARRFDPERGVQFATFAQATVTGELKKYFRDFSWQLRVARPVQELYLAVRAATEELTQSTGRSPTPAELAARLGATEEQVVESLEAGAAL
- a CDS encoding polysaccharide deacetylase, giving the protein MTDPRLTVCLTFDFDAMAPWVRRTNNPSAISRGEFGAVAVPRILDLLAAYDARATFFTPGHTALAYPELMARIVAAGHEVAHHGWVHENPEELSREEEERVLVKGIEVLTDVCGTRPVGWRSPAWAMSPHSIDLLLAHGFAYDSSLMGHDSALYRVRRGDRWGPDSPYVFGTPCDLVEVPVYWGLDDFPTFEFVPGRWGGGSAPSAVLEVWQGDLDYAYDHGPGGVVTVTMHPQSIGRGHRMTMLERLLAHLRDRGGVAFERVDRVAAAWADAHPLT
- a CDS encoding methylenetetrahydrofolate reductase, which gives rise to MTKVAEILARGRSFSFEFFPPKNDAEQAALVRTLRELEPLEPSFVSVTYRGGRSSRERTHDLVAGMLKTTSLNPMAHLICVAHTRLELAEILVNFRKAGVENLLALGGDPPTDPGAGEGELRHAVELVELARAIGGFSIGVAAHPIGHPRSASIEEDRDRLAEKLRLADFAITQFFFKPEEYFRLLDDLERRGVDKPVLPGIIPVTTLASVPRMAVMGAAVPPEWVERLEAAGDEEGVRLAGIELATELCDTLLAQGAPGLHFYTLNRSTATREIYQSLGLGAPA